From the genome of Salvia miltiorrhiza cultivar Shanhuang (shh) unplaced genomic scaffold, IMPLAD_Smil_shh original_scaffold_233, whole genome shotgun sequence, one region includes:
- the LOC131003615 gene encoding uncharacterized protein LOC131003615, with protein MPSRRQINAYVFSMAEEIMHQQLLQIIAVFDQIDRSKARKRNRCLGPGPYTILTRIPDQVKHMGRLVNVSDVDCILNLRMDRNTFGRLCQLLRQLGGLNNGRYVTVEEQVAMFLSVLAHHKKNRVVRFDFWRSGYTISKYIHVVLKAVLSLHILLFVKPSPVTEECVDSRWKWFKGCLGALDGTYIDVMVPTEDKPRYRTRKGHISTNTLAVCDRNLKFAYVLPGWEGSAADSRILRDALTRPYGLRVPKGNYYLCDNGYANCDGFLAPYKGVRYHLKEWGAMAARPQNAQELFNLRHSKARNAIERVFGIMKMRWGILRSASYYPIKIQTRLIMACFVLNNFIRGEMGNDPIEQHFDELFPEAAELEPDHGEFVDSVDPSPMWNAARDELANSMWQQYLAN; from the exons ATGCCCTCTCGACGCCAAATAAATGCTTACGTGTTTTCAATGGCGGAGGAAATTATGCACCAACAACTATTGCAAATCATTGCAGTTTTTGATCAAATAGATAGAAGTAAGGCGCGAAAAAGGAATCGATGTTTAGGACCCGGGCCTTATACTATACTGACACGTATTCCCGACCAAGTAAAACACATGGGTAGGCTCGTTAACGTTAGTGATGTTGATTGTATTTTAAATTTGCGGATGGATCGCAACACGTTTGGGCGCCTCTGTCAACTGTTGCGACAATTGGGAGGTTTAAACAACGGCCGGTATGTGACTGTTGAGGAGCAGGTTGCTATGTTCTTATCTGTACTCGCGCATCACAAAAAAAATAGGGTCGTCCGCTTCGATTTTTGGAGATCGGGATATACCATCTCAAAGTATATTCACGTGGTGCTTAAAGCCGTGCTCTCACTTCACATATTACTATTCGTTAAGCCGTCTCCTGTCACGGAAGAATGCGTTGATAGTCGGTGGAAATGGTTCAAG GGTTGTTTGGGAGCTTTGGATGGTACGTACATCGACGTGATGGTACCCACTGAAGACAAGCCACGGTACAGGACACGCAAGGGTCATATATCTACTAATACGCTGGCTGTCTGCGACCGCAACCTCAAGTTTGCATATGTGCTTCCAGGCTGGGAGGGATCCGCGGCGGATTCCCGTATTCTGCGCGATGCATTGACTAGGCCGTATGGTCTGCGGGTCCCAAAAG GAAACTACTATTTGTGCGATAATGGGTACGCCAATTGCGATGGATTTCTCGCACCGTACAAAGGGGTTCGATACCACTTGAAAGAGTGGGGGGCAATGGCAGCGAGACCACAAAACGCACAAGAACTATTCAACCTAAGGCATTCTAAGGCACGCAATGCAATCGAGCGTGTCTTCGGCATCATGAAAATGAGATGGGGAATACTCCGTAGTGCTTCTTACTACCCTATTAAGATTCAGACCAGATTAATCATGGCGTGCTTTGTGTTGAATAATTTCATTCGCGGAGAGATGGGTAATGACCCCATCGAACAACATTTTGATGAATTGTTCCCGGAGGCTGCTGAACTTGAGCCGGACCACGGGGAATTTGTTGATAGCGTAGATCCTTCTCCTATGTGGAATGCAGCTCGTGATGAGCTTGCAAATTCAATGTGGCAGCAATACTTGGCAAATTAA